TAAAAAAGCAATTTCAGGAGAAGTGCTAATCAGACTAAAAGAAATTTTGAGGGAGACATTACTGAAGTGGGAATGCAACTTGGTGGAATTTAATGGAGAATCAGATCATGTACATTTACTTATTGACTACAAGCCTGATATATCTTTGTCAAAGTTAATTGCTAATTTAAAAACTGTTAGCAGTCGGTTGATTCGTCGAGATTTCCCTGAGTTGGCAAGTAAATATTTTTATAACAAACCCTATTTTTGGACTGGTGCTTATTTTGTGGCAAGTTGTGGTGGTGTTACTGTAAGTCAGCTCAAAAAATATGTTGAGAATCAAAAAATTCCTCAAGAATAAGGAATTAAAATGTTTTGTTTATTGGTCAAAATTCATCACCCGTTAATTCCTATGGGCATTTTTGTTGCTGAGGAATCTAACGGGTGTCC
The sequence above is a segment of the Cyanobacterium stanieri LEGE 03274 genome. Coding sequences within it:
- the tnpA gene encoding IS200/IS605 family transposase, with the translated sequence MSTSYNKGFRSVYKLTAHVVLVTKYRKKAISGEVLIRLKEILRETLLKWECNLVEFNGESDHVHLLIDYKPDISLSKLIANLKTVSSRLIRRDFPELASKYFYNKPYFWTGAYFVASCGGVTVSQLKKYVENQKIPQE